One window of Methanobacterium sp. genomic DNA carries:
- a CDS encoding glutamate synthase-related protein yields MKQILLTDPEKCDGCNDCIEACVSVNDESSIFLHKMTEGYQTIVCQQCINPSCLKGCFRDAIYREGDVVKINPDLCVGCRLCMLMCPIGSITHTADEMLKCEQQCMQSADDVPACVKACKENCLGVVDIKEFATGLQQNFGTDNPLRSTSKRPLSPSGELAVSTEGLCVFCGTCEIVCPTDAIEIVDSHAEIDKSRCIMCGSCTAACPVLIPTGAGSIWDPRTIADIRYTSKAGKYVLRGFGTERRLPNLDDIIILPGQASVSPVDKYREACNTKVVLGTRYAENPLELETPVLIAGMSFGALSEECKLAMAKGTSLVGSCANTGEGGMLPLEREYADKLMVQYSSGRFGVSADYLNVGDAIEVKIGQGAKPGMGGHLLAEKVSPKVAEIRGIPLGTDALSPARFLDATRPGDLDKHIELIREVTDWQVPIVVKLGPGRVKDDVQLVAEAGADVISVDGMEGGTGAAPEVVIEHTGIPTLAALMEAVRGLEEIGMKDTVDLIITGGIRSGADVAKSMALGADAVYIGTGAMIAMGCRACRMCYTGKCPVGVATQDPLLCQRLDVDLASMRVANYIKSMTEETKMLAQLAGHDDIRKFSTDDLRALNSDTAQITGLRLTGL; encoded by the coding sequence ATGAAACAGATACTTTTAACTGATCCAGAAAAGTGTGATGGATGCAATGACTGTATTGAAGCCTGTGTCTCAGTCAATGATGAAAGCAGCATTTTCCTGCATAAAATGACTGAAGGTTACCAGACCATTGTCTGCCAGCAGTGCATAAACCCATCCTGCCTAAAAGGCTGTTTTAGAGATGCAATCTACCGTGAAGGTGATGTGGTGAAGATCAACCCGGATCTCTGTGTGGGCTGCCGCCTGTGCATGTTAATGTGTCCCATTGGAAGCATCACTCACACTGCTGATGAGATGCTCAAATGCGAACAACAGTGCATGCAGTCTGCAGATGATGTACCGGCCTGTGTAAAAGCCTGTAAGGAAAATTGTCTGGGTGTGGTGGATATCAAGGAATTTGCCACTGGTCTGCAGCAGAACTTCGGGACGGATAACCCCCTGAGATCAACTTCAAAAAGACCCCTATCTCCCTCCGGAGAACTGGCAGTATCAACTGAAGGACTATGTGTCTTCTGTGGTACCTGTGAGATCGTTTGCCCCACCGATGCCATTGAAATCGTGGATAGTCACGCTGAAATCGATAAAAGTCGCTGTATAATGTGTGGATCTTGCACTGCGGCATGTCCGGTGTTGATACCAACAGGAGCCGGGAGCATATGGGATCCCAGAACCATCGCGGACATACGTTATACTTCCAAGGCAGGTAAATATGTTCTCAGAGGTTTTGGTACAGAAAGAAGACTCCCTAATCTGGATGATATAATAATATTACCTGGACAAGCTTCAGTATCTCCAGTGGACAAGTACCGGGAGGCATGTAACACCAAAGTTGTCCTTGGAACCAGGTACGCTGAAAATCCCCTGGAACTGGAAACACCTGTACTCATTGCCGGAATGTCATTTGGAGCATTATCTGAGGAGTGTAAACTGGCCATGGCTAAGGGTACCTCCCTGGTAGGATCATGCGCTAACACAGGGGAGGGGGGAATGCTACCTCTGGAAAGGGAATACGCAGACAAACTAATGGTACAGTACTCTTCGGGCCGTTTCGGAGTTTCCGCAGACTACTTAAATGTGGGAGATGCCATAGAAGTTAAAATAGGTCAGGGAGCCAAACCCGGTATGGGCGGACATCTCCTTGCCGAGAAAGTCAGCCCTAAAGTAGCTGAAATCAGAGGAATACCTCTTGGAACCGACGCACTTAGCCCAGCCCGCTTCCTGGATGCCACCAGACCCGGGGATCTGGACAAGCACATAGAACTCATCCGCGAGGTCACTGACTGGCAGGTACCTATTGTGGTAAAATTAGGGCCGGGAAGGGTGAAAGATGATGTTCAACTGGTTGCTGAGGCTGGTGCAGATGTGATATCAGTGGATGGTATGGAAGGAGGTACTGGAGCAGCACCAGAAGTGGTCATCGAACACACGGGAATCCCTACCCTGGCAGCACTCATGGAAGCAGTCCGCGGACTGGAAGAAATCGGCATGAAGGACACCGTGGACCTCATAATCACCGGAGGAATCCGGAGCGGGGCAGATGTGGCCAAATCAATGGCTTTGGGTGCAGATGCAGTGTACATTGGAACCGGTGCCATGATTGCCATGGGATGCAGAGCCTGCCGTATGTGCTACACTGGCAAATGTCCGGTGGGAGTCGCCACCCAGGATCCGTTACTATGTCAACGCCTGGATGTGGATCTGGCTTCCATGCGAGTGGCTAACTATATTAAGTCCATGACCGAGGAGACCAAGATGCTGGCCCAGCTGGCAGGGCATGATGATATTCGCAAGTTCTCAACAGATGACCTACGAGCCTTAAACAGTGACACTGCCCAGATAACCGGTCTTCGTCTTACTGGATTGTAA